From Geomonas agri, one genomic window encodes:
- a CDS encoding GumC family protein, with product MKSQDVFDDREVNLVGLLFILLKRKKLIMSICGFTVLVSVVYSLRLPNIYSATAKILPPQKESGGALSALVGQAGGLAGLAASGLGGGDLYLGILKSRSVADGVINKLDLMKVYEVDTLEQARLTLQGRTIVQGGKDGIISITTEDKDPKLSALLANTIVEELGTTTVRLNLSKAGTERAFLEKRLDVVKKDLKIAEENLKTFCSEHKIVQVDSQTKASVESVARMKAELANREIQLSIVRAKQTDESPDIKALQSGIRQLKNEIQRISGSSVSAEGIPSVGSVPSLGLEYTRRLRELKTQEAILEQLTKQYEVAKLGEAKDSSAFQVLDEAVVPIKKSKPSRARIVILATISGGILSVLLAFLLEWIGNLEDAEKELLNRIKREIFSVRS from the coding sequence ATGAAATCACAAGATGTTTTTGACGACCGGGAAGTAAATCTAGTAGGCCTATTGTTTATCTTACTTAAACGAAAAAAACTAATAATGTCCATTTGTGGTTTCACAGTCTTGGTGTCAGTTGTTTACAGCCTGAGACTTCCCAACATTTATTCAGCTACGGCCAAGATTCTCCCCCCTCAAAAGGAGAGTGGTGGGGCTTTGTCGGCTCTAGTCGGACAGGCGGGGGGGTTAGCAGGGCTAGCAGCGTCTGGGCTTGGGGGGGGCGATCTCTACCTGGGGATTTTAAAAAGTCGTTCAGTTGCTGACGGTGTAATAAATAAACTGGACCTGATGAAGGTTTACGAGGTAGACACCCTTGAACAGGCCCGGCTCACGCTTCAGGGCCGCACCATTGTTCAAGGTGGAAAAGATGGGATCATCTCTATCACTACCGAGGATAAAGACCCGAAACTCTCAGCCTTATTAGCCAATACAATTGTTGAAGAACTTGGTACGACTACAGTTCGGTTGAATCTATCTAAAGCAGGAACTGAGAGAGCTTTTCTGGAAAAGCGACTTGATGTAGTCAAGAAAGATCTAAAGATTGCAGAAGAGAATTTAAAAACCTTTTGCTCAGAGCATAAAATTGTTCAGGTCGACTCGCAAACAAAAGCCTCTGTTGAATCAGTGGCGCGAATGAAAGCTGAACTTGCAAATCGGGAGATTCAGCTTTCGATAGTAAGGGCCAAGCAGACGGATGAAAGCCCTGATATTAAAGCCCTGCAGAGTGGGATTAGACAACTTAAGAATGAAATACAACGGATCTCAGGGAGTAGTGTTTCTGCTGAGGGAATCCCATCGGTAGGCAGTGTGCCGAGCCTTGGCCTTGAATATACCCGGAGACTTCGCGAACTGAAAACACAAGAGGCGATCTTGGAGCAGTTGACTAAACAGTACGAAGTAGCAAAGCTGGGCGAAGCTAAGGATTCTTCTGCATTTCAAGTGCTTGATGAAGCCGTTGTCCCCATTAAAAAAAGTAAACCGTCTCGCGCTCGAATAGTGATTTTAGCAACGATTTCAGGAGGTATCCTTTCAGTGCTACTGGCCTTTCTGTTAGAATGGATTGGCAACCTTGAGGATGCTGAAAAAGAGCTGTTAAATAGAATCAAACGAGAAATATTTTCGGTGCGGTCTTGA
- the rfbG gene encoding CDP-glucose 4,6-dehydratase, which yields MIDPIFWKNKKVFVTGHTGFKGSWLCMWLHSLGAEVTGYALAPPTSPALFELCRVGDLVHSVIADVRDYNLLSSALLAASPEVVVHMAAQPLVRDSYLIPVETFSTNVMGTVLLLEAVRHCSSVRAVVNVTTDKCYENKEWIWGYRETDQMGGYDPYSSSKGCAELVTAAYRRSFFGTDHGSHSASIASARAGNVIGGGDWASDRLIPDCVRALLEGRNIAVRNPHAIRPWQHVLEPLSGYLLLAQRLCQEGSTYASAWNFGPGDDDTRPVEWIVQNICSRWGRGASFTVDIGDHPHEANYLKLDCSKARTELGWRPKWDLNESLERIVQWTNAYCENKCMRDFTMAQIEDYCAC from the coding sequence ATGATCGACCCCATATTTTGGAAAAACAAAAAGGTCTTTGTTACAGGGCACACCGGCTTTAAAGGCAGTTGGTTATGTATGTGGTTGCATAGCCTTGGTGCTGAGGTAACGGGATATGCTCTTGCTCCTCCTACGAGCCCTGCTCTGTTTGAACTTTGTAGGGTTGGTGACCTTGTACACTCTGTTATCGCAGACGTTAGGGACTACAACCTATTGTCGTCCGCCTTGTTGGCCGCCTCTCCCGAGGTGGTTGTACACATGGCGGCGCAACCCTTGGTACGGGACTCATACCTGATTCCAGTAGAGACCTTTTCAACCAATGTCATGGGGACAGTGCTATTGCTAGAAGCGGTGCGCCACTGCAGTTCCGTGCGTGCAGTGGTTAACGTGACTACCGACAAATGCTACGAAAATAAAGAGTGGATCTGGGGCTATCGGGAGACCGATCAGATGGGGGGCTACGACCCCTACTCCAGCAGTAAGGGGTGCGCCGAATTGGTTACGGCCGCTTACCGGCGTTCCTTCTTCGGAACTGATCATGGCAGCCACAGCGCCTCCATCGCTTCGGCCCGCGCAGGAAATGTTATCGGTGGGGGGGACTGGGCCTCCGACCGGTTGATCCCTGATTGCGTAAGAGCCCTGCTGGAGGGCCGAAACATTGCAGTCCGCAACCCCCATGCTATTCGTCCTTGGCAACATGTGTTGGAGCCGCTATCGGGGTATTTACTGCTGGCTCAGCGCCTTTGCCAGGAGGGATCGACCTATGCCTCTGCATGGAACTTTGGCCCAGGTGATGATGATACTAGGCCCGTGGAGTGGATAGTACAGAATATCTGCTCCCGGTGGGGACGCGGAGCATCATTCACTGTTGACATCGGAGATCATCCACACGAAGCAAACTACCTCAAATTGGACTGTTCAAAGGCTAGAACTGAACTGGGGTGGCGCCCTAAATGGGACTTGAATGAATCTTTAGAGCGCATAGTTCAGTGGACCAATGCTTACTGCGAAAATAAGTGTATGCGTGATTTCACCATGGCCCAGATTGAAGATTACTGTGCCTGTTGA
- the rfbF gene encoding glucose-1-phosphate cytidylyltransferase: MKVVILAGGFGTRISEESHLKPKPMIEIGERPILWHIMKIYSSYGFNDFIICLGYKGYCIKEYFAHYFLHESDVTFDFKNHNERMIHHHSAEPWTVTLANTGLETMTGGRVKRIREYVGNDTFMLTYGDGVSDVDVRKLVAFHKEHGRLATVTSIQPQGRFGALDVTGESRVLGFQEKPKGDGAWINAGFFVLEPEVLDYIAGDDTSLEREPMEKLSQDGELFAYRHTGFWQPMDTLRDKKALEELWKSGNAPWKTW; this comes from the coding sequence TTGAAAGTTGTTATTCTTGCGGGTGGTTTTGGAACTCGAATTAGTGAAGAATCTCACCTTAAACCTAAACCAATGATAGAAATAGGTGAACGCCCCATACTCTGGCACATAATGAAAATCTATTCCAGTTATGGTTTCAACGATTTCATAATTTGTCTCGGATATAAGGGGTACTGCATCAAGGAGTACTTTGCTCACTATTTTCTTCATGAATCAGACGTCACCTTTGACTTTAAGAACCATAACGAGAGAATGATCCATCATCATTCGGCCGAGCCGTGGACTGTTACCCTTGCCAACACCGGTTTAGAGACCATGACTGGAGGGCGTGTGAAACGGATTCGTGAGTACGTTGGAAACGATACCTTTATGCTCACTTACGGCGACGGTGTTTCAGATGTGGACGTTCGAAAGCTGGTCGCATTTCACAAGGAGCATGGCCGACTTGCTACCGTCACCTCTATTCAACCTCAGGGGCGCTTCGGCGCTCTTGACGTCACAGGCGAAAGCCGGGTCCTAGGTTTCCAAGAGAAACCGAAAGGCGATGGAGCTTGGATTAACGCAGGTTTCTTTGTTCTGGAACCGGAGGTGCTGGATTATATAGCTGGGGACGATACTTCATTGGAAAGGGAACCGATGGAAAAGCTCAGCCAGGACGGGGAACTATTCGCTTATAGGCATACGGGGTTTTGGCAACCAATGGACACACTGCGGGATAAGAAAGCTTTGGAAGAACTGTGGAAGAGTGGCAATGCACCGTGGAAAACATGGTAG